A window of Nicotiana sylvestris chromosome 8, ASM39365v2, whole genome shotgun sequence genomic DNA:
TAATGCCACCCCATCTCGGTGGTCACGACTTTTCCTTTAAGGAGTATCTTGCACAAACCCGAATTGTCGGGTAGattggccaagtgggccatagagCTGAGCGAACACGAGTCGCGAACAACGATAAAGCCGCAAGTTCTTGCTGACTTCGTTGCCGACTTCAGTGCGAAGATAATGTCCGCGGTTGAAAGGGAAACCGCCATCACCTTCACCAAAGTACACGACCAATGGGTTTTATACACCGATAGCGCTTCTAACGCATCAGGATTTGGACTGGGACTCGTAGTCGAGGTCCCAACAGGCGAAATGGTTCGCCAATCCATACGATGCCCTgatatgactaacaacgaggctgaGTATGAGACCTTGATTGCAGGGTTAAAATTAGCACTCAAGTACGAAGCAAGGTGAGTCATCCTTCGATGCGACTCGCAACTCTTCGTCAATCAGGTCACAAGGACTTTCCAAATTAAGGAGCCATGGTTACAAATATATCAGGCCGAAGTTTGCAAACTATTACCCGAGTTCGACGAATGCCAGCTCGATCAAATACCCCCGAGCGTAGAACATCGAAGCAGACAGCCTCGCCAAACTTGAAGCGGCCACCAAAAGCATAACCGGAGAGGGAGACATGGTCACTCTCCTCCATTCACCACTAGACCAAATCGAGGTACGATCTATAAATCTAACTTGGGACTGACGCAATTGTATTACCTCATACTTGCAGGACGAAGTGCTCCTACCTgacaaaaaagaagccaagaaaCTTCGAATACAGGCGAACAGGTACAACATCGTTGATAACAACTTGTGCAAAATAATATTTGGTGGTCCCCTAGAAAAGTGCTTAGGACCAAATCAAACACGGCGCGTCCTCGAAGAAGTACACGAGGGCCACTGCGGAGCTCATACCAGCAACTGAGCTCTCTTCAGATGCCTCATACGAGCAGACTACTATTGGCCCACGATGAAAAAGGAAGTCGCCGACTTCGTCAAAAGGTGCGAGCAATGCCAAATATACGCCCCCATAATTCACCAAGCGGTTTAACACCTTCATTCAGTCACTTCGCACTGGCCTTGCATCAAATAGAGAATGGACATTTTCGGACCCCTCCCGGCGGGACGAGGTAATGTacgatttcttttagttttaattgACTATTTatctaagtgggtagaagcaggtgcaTTCACCCAAATACGCGAGCATGAAGTAATCACCTTCATATGAAGAAATATCATATGCTGCTTCgacatccccaaagaaatcagctgcgACAACAGTCCCCAGTTCACCGGGAAAAAGACCGCcgagttcttcgaaaaatggcacatcaaagaatactctccacgccatatcacccCGTAGGTAACGGTCAGGCGGAATCCTCTAACAAAACAATATTGAACATCGTGAAAAATAAGCTCGAGAACGCCAAGGGACTGTGGCCGGAACTACTGCCGaaagtgctatgggcatatcgcactACGGCAAAAACGAGcacaggagaaacaccatatTCATTAGTCTATGAGAGTGATGCAGTAATACCGGTTGAAGTCGGGGAACCAAGCCTAAGGTACTCAAACGAGAGCGGGCCAAGCAACGATGAAAAATGAAGTCAAGACCTCGACGAAGCCGAAGAGCGGAGAGACATGGCCTACATAAAAATgatagcccaaaaacaacaagcagaatgatactacaacaaaaaagccaAAATCAGGCCACTCAAAGTCGGGGACTACATACTTAAAACCAAAACACAAGCGTGTAAAGGCCCACGAGAAGGCAAACTAGGAACGAATTGGGATGTCACATACAAAATCACAGCGGCAGTAAGCAAAGGGTCATTCCAACtggaaacaatggaaggaaaattactagcaaacaattggaacgtcgcccacctcaaatacttcaacttctaaggACAGTCGTCCCCCGAATCGTACTCTTTTTTCCCTTACCCGAGTTTTGTCCTAATTGGGTTTTCTtagggaggtttttaacgaggcgacgaAGGGAGCGTCTCGAAGTTTTAGGTAAAAGTTCATCGCTCAACCTATCAACTACTTTTCCAGGCCgaccaatgaagggactagatggACTGAGACTTTTGTAAACTTGTCCAATGTATGCATGAACAGAGCAAAAACATGTAAACTTCCCCAATGAATGTATAGACAAAGCAAAAATCGCAAACACATGAGTTTTTTAATCTCTGCCAAGTTCATACATTACGCCAAGTTAAGAGtcaaacattcgacctcgctcgaatcgaccCATATTCGAACTCGCTCGAATTTATTtacatttgacctcgttcgaatcacttgAGTCAAATATTCGACGGcgctcgaatcgactcacattcgacctcgttcgaatcacttaAGAGTCaaacattcgaccttgctcgaatcgactcacattcgacctcgctcaaatagATTCATGTGAACATGATTGTAACTTCACAATAGATTCATGTGAACATAGACTAGGTGCATTAGTTAAATGATTATGGGGCTGATAATTTTTGGTGAAAGATTGTTCTACATATAAAGTAGATGAAAATGGGGAGCCCATGGGCAAGGGCTCGGAGTGCACAGATGCCGAAGCACGCCAGAGGTGCGCGCTGCCTACCACAATCAAGGAGATGGCGTTTCACGAGCGTATCAAAGCCTGGGCTTTGGACGCCTCCTAGTCTATGCTAGTTCATGCCCTAAGTCTATCGATGTACCGGCTCAACACCGTTCCACATCCAATCGGGGCGCATCGTCGATCCCCATCCACCTCCCTTGGTGACGTAGTGGAATAGTAAAAAAAAAGGCTGTAACATTGTATAgactaggggtgtacatggatcgGGTTGGTTCGGTTTTCATCAACTCAATATCAAACCACATCAAACCAAACCTACTTGagtttttaatcggtttggtgcaattttttggtttggtttgtacacacccctagtATAGACCACAACTCGGGGGTCTTTTTGAAGAATCTTATGACGTCTTGAGCACATTTTATTTTCAGCTACTTACAAATGTAGCTACCATTTCTAGTTTCAGTTCAATCTCCTTATAGCTTTTCTGTAGAGCTCAATTGAGGAAATATGAAAACTTACCACTTGATATGATCACAGCCGTTGAATAAATCCTTACAAGGCTAAAGAAAAATCAGATATGAAAGCTCtgagaatttccatttgttttgtATCATTATCCAAAGGAATTCAGTACACGCACGCTGACACAAGCTTCTTTCTGAAATATGAACAAAACAAATTCTATGTTATATGAAGTACATTTTCCAATTCGAGCTTTAGGCCTTGTTTGTCcacaatttatttttttatttttttcaaaaatgtttttgtccatgaaattttgtaagttcttgaaaaaaaattcaaaaatgagtttttcaaaaatcaaaaagtgTTTCAAAATCCACTACTTATTTCTGAGATAATATACTAAATTTTTTTCTCTAGGAAGAAAGAGAGAATTAGAGGTTTGAAGAAGTGGTTGAAAAATGGTGGTGACAAGGTTAAGCTTGGCTCGAAGAAGGTCTCTCCAAAATAGTAGCACTAGCTCATCATCTCCAAAACTCAAACGTTGTTACAAGAAAAAAAGGATTTCCATGAAAGTCTGTGGGCTTAGCAGTAAGTTTTCTTTACTTACttttatgtttttcagttttcttgaAGAGTGTATTTAGCTTTTTGTACTAGCTGTTATAGCACAAACCTTAGGTGcccttttctttcttgtttcttCAGTAAAACATAAAAATTGGTTCTTTATCCTTCGTTAATTTCACAGACTACTGAGAACTTAGGAGTTAAGTTTTCTTTCTTAGATAAAGTGTTGGATGAAGAAAATTAATTATCCTAAGATTTAAGCAAATTCTTGGTTGTAATAGGCAGGACAATGATGAGCTGATATTTGgaaaaggaaattcttggttgAGGCGATAACTTTTCCTCTTTGTTGTTGACAGTATACTCATGTCCACTACTTAATCTAAATACATTGTAAATTTGTAACAGAAATGGAGATCCATAAAACTTTGGGAACaataatgaacaagaaagagaCTTCACATAGCAAAATATTGTGATACTTTGGAATAAATTTTGCAGAAACAGGTCATGAAAATCTGAATAAAGTTAAATATTGAAGCACAATATTTACTGCTAAAGCAAAATATTATCTTGTTAGTGCAAACTAATCAAGAGATTCATCCCTGCATACATTTCTTTGAAATCATCAACCTGCATACACAAATTCTGTGTCTTGCATTTTTTGTATTATTACTACAGTCTCATCTGATTCATTATTTCTTTCAATATCTTAAACTAAACTTTTCTTAATGTTAAAGCGCCCAGGAAAACTCTAGCAGTTGCCTCACCTCATGTCCCACCAGTGGGATCAAATGGAGATACTCCTTTGCAGAAACTTTCGCCGCGCATTCATATTGCTCCAAAGATAGTTCCCTCACTTCCTGTGCCACCATTGGGTTCAAATGGAGATCATACTCCTTTGCAAAAAGTTTCGACGAGCTCTATTGGGCTCAACCATAGATGCCCCTGTGCCAATTCCTTGTGATGAAGAGGACGAACAAAGAGAGACAAATTTAAAGCTGAATCCTTTATCGAGACTGAAGAAACCGCCAAAGACAAATTATACAGCCCAGATCATTGATGAAGAATGTAATTATCAAAGTCGAGTCTTTGTTAGTGAACGAGCTGCTTACTTCTTGGAATGTTGATCACATACCTTTACCTATTTGAATGGGCTTCGTGTTGATTATGTCTCTTGTTATAGAGATATCACTGGATATATTTCGTCTCGCTACAATATGCAAATTGCAGAAAGAGAAGAAAGCATGTTGTCTTTATCAATATTAgtgaaaaatcatgaaaatgctGTACTTAATGCAATTGATCGTGTCAAATATATTGGTCACGCTAAAAAAGAACCCGAGAAGGCTAAGGAGAAAAAGGAAAGTTTGGACAGGTAAATAGAAGATCTGAAGCTAGAACTAGCATATATCAAACATGACGTTCTACGTCTGAAACAGATTGAAATAAAATGTAAAGAAGCTCATGAAGTTGCAAAAGCCAAGGAGCAAGAACTTGGAATTCAGTTGGAGGCAGCTCAAGCAAAGCAAAAGAGAATTGAGGAGCGCAAGAATGAAGCTCGTCGAGGAATTAAATCACCAGCCTAAGCCTACAAGTCTATAAATCTTGATGATTTCTGTtagttggatttttggaatttcatttttttctaacAGCAAACAGGTTGTTTCTTTGTTCAGTTATTGCATGTTGTATATCCTCCTCAAGTTTTCAGGGACTTTAATTATCTTTAGATTCTCCTTGGGGTTCGTTTGGTATGATGGATGAACAAAGTTTCGGGATAAAAATTTAGTACTACTGCCTTATATCTTGTTTGGTTTCTAATCCAGGGATAAGTTATCCCAGGATTAAAAAAAATACCTCAGGATAAGTCCTCCCaggataaaataataaaattgatAATCTCAcaattaatacaacataccaaacaatcaATAAGAAATAATACAAGAATACCTAATCTCAGTATAATGAAtctgatgggttttcaatgtcttcgTCTTATGTTTtcatgatctaacaaacttactgtcaagaaccagatagggaacctgacacacttggtacaTATTACAAATGAACGGATTCCAGCCAGgactccagctaatgtgaactGCTGCAAGTGTAGAAAATAGAGAAACAAGTCAAAGACCTGATCCCTTGTGTTTCCCTGACAACAGTACGAAAGTCAACTGTGCACAGCTGGAAAGTGACTGCCATAGAAACAGTGCACACAGTGCAACAGTTCTGCAGTCACTTTCCCTTTGGCCTaccaagtgcttacatcattcaagtgatgtcatcaagggtgcattaacaagagcattataacaaaacatcacttgaacatttGAGAATTCACTTCAAGCTTTCAAGTCTTTGGCAAACAATGAACTTAATTCtcaagagcttgaagaacaaagttaaacgcgACTGTGGACCAATTCCTAAATCGAGTAtctgttgtccttagttgagttgtaactttgtgattgttcttattgtaattcctaaattgcttagctagaagtGCTACTTAGGAACTCCTTTGTAAAATCATAAACTTtctgagtttgtgttgtgactagagttagtcataagttaaagtatttgtaactagtgagtgacaaagtggcttgtggtaagtgtatcacaagttagttgagttgaaatctttgtaatagggttattacaaagtggcttgtaatagagtatttacaagttagtgaaattgaaagcctacaagtgtaggtcgtggtttttgtctcCTTGAGTGagattttttcacgtaaaaatctcgtgtctcatttacttactatttcattagtattctcagttgaaactcatagaggaccaggtattctatagtttggtggactcatataaactaacaattggtatcaaagcgggttcctcctatcaggttAACACCTATGAAGGATCtgtatggctgctccaccaaatttcgAAGGAGGTCAATCTACGTATagaccacccaggttcaatgggcaatactatgggtggtggaagatAAGAACGCATGATTTTATTATGGCTGAAGATTCTGAATTGTGGGATGTCATATGTGACGGTCCTTACATCCCAACAAAGGCTCTTACAGAACTTCCATTCTCAATGCCAAAAACCAGAAAAGAATACACCGACGCAGATAGGAAAGCTGTGGAGAAATATTTTTGTGCCAAGAAAATTTTGGTATGTAGAATAGGACCTGATAAATACAATAAAATTTCTAGTTGTGATACTGCaaaggagatatgggaagctcTACAAACAGCACATGAGGGAACCACGCAAGTAAAGAAATCCAAGATTGATATGCTCACCACCGAGTATGAACTATTTAagatgaaggatgatgaatctattcaagatatgcacacaagattcacctctatcataaatgagttacactcacttggtgaaattattcccagaaacaagctagTGAGAAAAATTCTCAGTATCCTGCCCAATTCctgggaaagcaaggtgaatgctattactgaagCAAGGGACctgcaggagctgaccatagacgagctggttggaaatctgaagacctacgagatgaagaggaagatagacaatgcaagaagagaaccaaagaaagaaaagaacctaaTACTCAAAGCTGAAAGTAATGACTCGAGTGAGGAAGACAATGACATAgcttacttaaccaaaatatTTCAGAAGATGATCAAAAGGAATGGAGGAATACTAAGAAGGGGCAACTCCAGCAAACCAAAGAACTATAATCTCTACCATAAGTTTGGAAAGTCTGGACACTTCATCAAAGACTTTCCTTTCCTGAAGCAAGAGTACTCCAAGTACAACCCCGAGAAAGTAGAcaagaggaacccggttcctgaCAAGGACTTCAAGAGGAAGAGATCTGCTGACAATGTGGTGAAATaggctcttgcagcatggggaCACTCCTCTAGTAAATCTGAAGATGAAACTGATGCATGTGACAACTCCATGATGGTAGTTGAAAGTGAGAAAAATGAATATGATTCAATATTTTCTTTGATGgcccaatcagatgatgatgaagacgatgacaaaagTGAGGTAAATTTCAAGGAtattcagagaaatctgaaatcctactctcataagaaactcatgtctttagctagtgtattgattgatgcctatcatagtcttgtggaggataaGGATGCCTTGACCTTAGAGctaggagaagctgaacaaaTTATAGATGATCTGGTAGTGTGCGTAGTTGATCTAAAGGAAACTATTTGTGAGCTGGAGAAAGAAAAACTTATTTTAACCAAAAAAATTGCTAACATAGACATGGAAGAGATGACTTAGTGGTTGTAGTTGTTGACCATAAGGAAACCATTGAAAActtcagaaaagaaagagaagcCTTTATGAAGAGAGTGACTTAGATTGAGGAAGAAAGAGATGATCTCTTGGTAGTATTTGCAgacctaagggaaacaatagAGGGACTAGGGACTGAGTCAAAACCTGGAAActttggaaaaggaaaagaggtagccagtgaggaacacattaggcttgaaaatgagttgaaGGCTGTGAGAACTAGTCTCTGTGTTGAATCTGAGAAAAACAAGCATCTCCAGACTAAAttggaaagagtaaaaaatgatcttgaaaagtccctaaagtggacctggttcTCAGAAGCTATCACTGCCATATACGTTAATAATggtggaaacaggcagggaatagggttccaaagggagaaaaccccTTACAACCCCCATAGCAAGTACATTACTGTACCAGATAACTGGctgtgtacccactgtgggaacaatgggcatttcAAGAAAAATTGCCAAGCAAAGGTTCAGTCcgttcagaaaaacaaagtgtttgctgaaaatgtaactactaaaaagggaccaggttccacccacaaaaaatgcatattacctgcatggactaagagagcccttattcatcctcttgtctactacaagggacccaaacttacTTGGGTTActaaaactaactcttgatcTCATTGTGTAGGGAATAGTGAAAAGAAgcagtcaacaatggttcatggatagtggatgttcaaaacacatgactgggaacacaatggactttctttcactaaaatccctgcaaggagggagtgtatcctttggaaatgagaaaaaggggtacattcttggagctAGAAAAGTCGGGAAATCACtcactcactctattgagaatatgtactatgtcaatggtcttaagtacagtctcttgagtgtctctcaaatttatgataaaggaaacaaggtaaAGTCCTTGTCCAAGATATGTATAGTTACTAATCTagtaactggtgaagtggtacttgtggccaagagatacaagaacatctatgtcaCTGATTTCGAGTTCatacaaagtggtgatctgagttgtctgaaagttgttgatgatgatgctgaactctGGCACAGAAGATTGGGGCacacaagcttctctcttctgaacaaactaattcagaaggacctggtccatggtctgcccatgtcaaagttcaaAGTACAGAAAGTATGTGATGCATGTGCTAGAGGAAAGCATGTAaagtcctcttttaagtctaCAAAGGATGTAATCACCTCAAAGCCTCTTGATCTTCTGCATATGGATTTATGTGGCCCTATAAGAGTGCAAAGCaggggaggaaaaagatacatttttgtgatagCGGATGgctactccagattcacatggactctgtttcttagaacaaaagatgaaacctttgaagTGTTTGTGgcttttgtgaagaaaatccaagtGGAGATGAAGTCTAGAGTCGCAtgtattagatcagatcatggaacagaatatgacaatgccaaatttgatggGTTCTGCAATGAAAATAGCATTACTCACAACTTATCAGCTCCAAGAACTccccaacaaaatggagtagtggaaaggaaaaatagaactcttgaagaaatggcaagaacaatgttgaTCGACAGTGGGGTTGCAAAGAACTTATAGGCTAAAGatgtcaacactgcctgctacttggtgaacaggtgcatgatcagatctctcctgaacaaaaccccctatgagttgctgaatggaaggaaacTCAAGCTGTCTCACCaaagaacatttgggtgcaaatgatatgttctcaacaatggaaaggatcagcttggcaaatttgatgccaaaagtgatgaaggaatctttCTGGGATATTTTTTTCCAAGCAAAGCTTACAAGATATACAACAAGcagactcaatgtgttgaggaaagtgttcatgttATCTTTGATGAGTCATATCCTTTTTGTGAGAAAAATGCTAAAGATGATCAAGATGAAGAGCCCTTACTGGTTCCTGGTGAAGTCATTGgcatgacaaatggaaaggcagatatgatgagcCAAGTGAATGAGCTAAGTGGAGAGAATGTTGCGTCTTCTTCAATGGAACCATGTACCTCAATTAccaccactgaagctgaagaaagagtggttgatgccgTACAGAGTACTCCACCAGTACCTGAGAGAAGAACACAAGAGAACCAGTTGAATATACCCAGATCCTCTACAAATGATCCTCAAATGCCcaactggaaacacaaaagctctcatcctcttgacaacataattactCCTCTAGATTCTGGAGTACGAACCAGGTCAAAAGCCAAAAATTCACTTGCtttctcagcctttctctctcaaatagaacccaaaaatatcaaggaagccctaaaagatgcagattggattacagccatgcaagatgagctgcatcagtttgaaaggaacaatatctggcacctggtacctagaccccaGATCGAActattataggaaccaggtgggtattcaggaacaagcttgatgaacatggaaataCTACAATAAACAAGGTCAGACTAgtggttcaaggctacaatcaggaggaaaGGATTGATTATGATGAAACATTTGCTACGGTCACTCACGTGGAAGCTATTAGAATCctaatcgcttttgcatctcatatggaattcaccttgttccaaatggatgttaaaagtgcatttttgaatggacttcttaaggaagaagtctatgtgaagcaacctccagggtttgaatgtcatgaataccctgaatatgtgtttaaactggacaaagcATTTTATGGGTTGAAGCAGGATCCTCGAGCTTAATATGAAAGGCTGTCAAAGTTCCTTCTAGAAAATGGTTTTACAAAaggaaaaattgacaacacctTGTTCCTAAAAAAAtggggaaggaacctgctcattgttcaggtctatgttgatgatatcatttttggggtagcaactgattctctgtgtgaagaatttgcaaaactaatgggaagtgagtttgaaatgagcatgatgggggagctgaatttcttcttgggtcttcaagtaaaacggtccacaaagggtacattcatttgtcagtagaaatacatcaaggagctcttgaaaaggtttgatatggaagcatcaaaagtgataGACACTCTCATTGCAACggccactcgactggacatggatgaaatcGGATCTTCTGTGAATCAAActatgtatagaggcattattgggtctcttctctatcttactgccagcagaccCGATATTGTTTTCAGTATGGGGCTATGTGccaggtttcaatcaaatcccaagaaatctcatttgaaggctgccaaaagaattttgagataccttaagggaaCACATGACCTGGTCCTGTATTACCCCTCAGGAGATAGTTTTAATCTCATTGGGTATGATAATGCTGATTATGCAGGCtatcttgtggataggaaaagcacttCTAGAATGGCTCACTTTCTAGGATCATGTCTCATCTCTTAGGGCACAAGAAAGCAAAACTCAatggctctttcaacagctgaagcagaatatgtagtTGTAGCATCCTGCTGTGATCAACTCCTATGGATTAAGCAGTAACTGGAAGACTTTAGGGTAGTTAATGGGTGTGTGCGTCTTCTATGtgataacaccagtgcactcaacatggctaagaatccagttcaacacaaaagaaccaagcacattgatgtgagacattattttctgagggacaatgtggagaaaaGGCTGATCTATATGAAGTTCTGCAGTACAAAAGAccaaattgcagatatcttcaccaaagcattgagtggggaacattttgaaagaaacagagtgaaACTGGGGCTATTGAAGCCCAATTAAGAACCTGATTCCTCTTCAATTGGCTATGAAAATCATCTTCAGGTAAAACTAGCTAAAGTATTTCtggccaa
This region includes:
- the LOC138876340 gene encoding uncharacterized protein encodes the protein MAAPPNFEGGQSTYRPPRFNGQYYGWWKIRTHDFIMAEDSELWDVICDGPYIPTKALTELPFSMPKTRKEYTDADRKAVEKYFCAKKILVCRIGPDKYNKISSCDTAKEIWEALQTAHEGTTQVKKSKIDMLTTEYELFKMKDDESIQDMHTRFTSIINELHSLGEIIPRNKLVRKILSILPNSWESKVNAITEARDLQELTIDELVGNLKTYEMKRKIDNARREPKKEKNLILKAESNDSSEEDNDIAYLTKIFQKMIKRNGGILRRGNSSKPKNYNLYHKFGKSGHFIKDFPFLKQEYSKYNPEKVDKRNPVPDKDFKRKRSADNVVK